CGGCTTTGGGGACCTCGAAGTGAGCGGCGCCTTGCACCCGATCGAGTTGATGCAGGTAATACGGCATCACACCCAGATCGAGCAGCTTCTCCGAGAGTTCGATCAGCGTTTCGGCCTGGTCGTTCACGCCTCGCAGCATGACCGTCTGGTTGAGCAGCGGTACGCCTGCCTCGGTCAAACGGGCCAGGGCTCCGGCGACATCTTCGGCCAGCTCGCGCGGATGGTTGGTATGGATCACCAAAAATGGCTTCAGCCGGGATCCGGTCAGCCAGGCCAGCAGTTGGTCGTCGATCCGGCTGGGGATCATGACCGGCAGCCGGGTATGCAGCCGCAGCCGTCGAACATGGCTGGCGGAGGCGATCCGCTCGGCAAGTTGCCGCAAAATTCCATCGGTCAACGTGAGCGGGTCGCCACCTGATAACAAGATTTCGTGAAGCGATTGGTCCGCGGCGATCGCCTCTAAGGCGGGCTCCCAGGCCCCGATTCCCTTCGGTCCTTCGCTGTACGGAAAATGCCGCCGGAAGCAATATCGGCAATGGACCGCACATGCCCCAGTCGTCACCATCAAGGCTCGACCGTGGTACTTTTGCAGTAAACCTGGCGTGAGGGTGGCCTCGTCGTCACCGACTGGATTTGTCGTAAAGCCTTCCGTGGAAACGGTTTCCAGTGGATGTGGCAGCACCTGGAGCAGCAGCGGGTCGAGCACATCGCCGGGCGTCATCTTGGCGGCGAACTCGCGCGGGACGAACAGCGGGAACTGGTCGCTGGCTGCTTGCACTCCGTCTCCGACCGATTCTGGTAGCTGCAGATAGGCCGCCAGGTCGTCGAGTCGCCGAAATGCGGCGCGCATCGAGCCTTTCCAACCCTCGCTAGGCGACTGGTTGGGGTTCGCGATACAATTGCTACTCGCAGATTGCGAATCGGTAGTTACAATGTTCATCTTTCCATTTTACAGAAAAGCCTAGGGGCGAAAGGAGCCCCGAGGCATTGGATAGACGACGGATCTCTTTTTTTCAGCGAGTCCCCCAGTGCAATACAGTACCAGCGATTTTCGTAAAGGTCTGAAGGTTCAGATCGACGGCGAACCCTACATCATGACCGAGTGCAACTTCGTGAAGCCAGGTAAGGGGAACGCGCTGTACAAGTGTAAGCTCAAGAACCTGATCCGCGGCACCAACTTGGACCGAACCTTGCGTGGTGGTGAAACGCTGGAATCCGCCGACGTCGAAGAAACCGACGTGCAGTTCCTCTACAAGCAAGGGGACACGTGGGTCTTCATGGACAACGAGACCTTCGAGCAGTACGAACTCGATGCCGACGCCGTGGGCGATGGCTGGAAGTACCTGAAGGATGGCATGAAGTGCATGATGACCCTGTTCAATGGCAACCCATTGGACATGACTCCACCGATCCAGGTCGAAATGGAAGTCACCTACTGCGAACCAGGTGCCAAGGGTAACACTGCCACCAACGTGACCAAGCCTGCCACGATCGAAACGGGTGCCGAAATCCAAGTGCCGGCGTTCGTCAACCAGAACGACGTTATCCGCGTCGATACCCGCACCGGCGAATACGTCGAACGCGTGAAGAAGTAAACGCTGTGTCAGATCGACTTCTACAAAACGTTCGGCTTCGCGGTCGGACGTTTTTTTGTTTCTTGTTCCATCAACTATGAAGACGATGACTAGAAACCAAAGAACAATCACGTTGCTGCTACTGGTTCTTTGCCTGCAAGTAGAGCTTCGCCCGAGCTACGCCGACGAGCAGGTCCTCGCGTCAGATCCGGTACCAATCCGCACGACATCCGATTCCACGATGTTTCCCGCATCGTGGCGGAAGGCACCGATCTCGGCGTCCGGAAAGAAACTCGACGCTGCCCAGCACGAGAGAGCGTTGAAAATCGTCGGGGAAGCGCTGCGAAAATATCCTGCCAGAGTCATCGAGCAGAATCTCGACGCTGTCTATCTGCTCTCCAATCTGAGCTATAGCGGCGTCAGCACCAGCGGAACGAATTCCCGAACCGTGGTTTACGTGACGGTCGATTCCCCAAGACGGGGTTTCACCGACCAACACATTGAAGCAGTGTTTCACGCCGAGTTCTCAAGCATTCTTCTACGAAACTTCCCTTCGGATTTCGACGCAACCGCCTGGCTGGCGGCATGTCCTGAGGGATTCGAGTACCTGGGAAATGGCGTGGACGCGATCAAGCAAAACAAGAGCAGCCTCCGCAGCGATACGAAGTTGCATTCGGCCGGATTTCTCAGGCAGTACGCACAATCGACGATGGAAAACGATTTCAATGGCTTTGCTGCTTTCCTCTTCTCCGGGGACAAAGCGACCTGGGAGATTGTCCAAAGCCATCCGCGCTTGAAACAGAAGCTGAACATCACGCTCAACTTCTTTCAGAAAATCGATCCCGCGTTGACGCAAGACTACTTCGAGGGCCTGCACCAGGAACGAAGGAAATAGAACCTTCTTCAAGGAGAGGCAGACGAAGCGATCTTGCCGGCGTTTCGTCGCAGCTCGGCAGGCTCGGCGACGTGCGTTGGCTTCTCGAGCCCGTGCGACTTCAAGCAGCGGGTGAACGCCTCGAACGTTGAGTTCAACACCGTGCATAGATAGATTGGCAAGTCCTTCGTGCTGATCGTCGACGCACTGACGGTGTAGAACTGTCGATAGGCGGTCGCGTGCTCTTCTGTGGGATTGGCTCGCATCTTCTGGAGCAACGCAGTCATCGATCGGGCCGTGACCTCTTCCAGGCCATAGG
This genomic interval from Bremerella sp. JC817 contains the following:
- the epmB gene encoding EF-P beta-lysylation protein EpmB, whose translation is MNIVTTDSQSASSNCIANPNQSPSEGWKGSMRAAFRRLDDLAAYLQLPESVGDGVQAASDQFPLFVPREFAAKMTPGDVLDPLLLQVLPHPLETVSTEGFTTNPVGDDEATLTPGLLQKYHGRALMVTTGACAVHCRYCFRRHFPYSEGPKGIGAWEPALEAIAADQSLHEILLSGGDPLTLTDGILRQLAERIASASHVRRLRLHTRLPVMIPSRIDDQLLAWLTGSRLKPFLVIHTNHPRELAEDVAGALARLTEAGVPLLNQTVMLRGVNDQAETLIELSEKLLDLGVMPYYLHQLDRVQGAAHFEVPKAEGFQIVETMRSRLPGYAVPRFVEEIAGDTSKRVIA
- the efp gene encoding elongation factor P; the protein is MQYSTSDFRKGLKVQIDGEPYIMTECNFVKPGKGNALYKCKLKNLIRGTNLDRTLRGGETLESADVEETDVQFLYKQGDTWVFMDNETFEQYELDADAVGDGWKYLKDGMKCMMTLFNGNPLDMTPPIQVEMEVTYCEPGAKGNTATNVTKPATIETGAEIQVPAFVNQNDVIRVDTRTGEYVERVKK